From the Apium graveolens cultivar Ventura unplaced genomic scaffold, ASM990537v1 ctg203, whole genome shotgun sequence genome, one window contains:
- the LOC141700287 gene encoding uncharacterized protein LOC141700287, giving the protein MQWGEITGPCSSPEYKTAIPTLKDVRVFSPATPPTNPIVPTSDTKTVYDIQYYTHDQRRNRPPIRMTVMKKSDAVKMMKDKKSFGVPDLPPVYLTKTVEEDYNARGGGYVQYK; this is encoded by the exons ATGCAATG GGGGGAAATAACTGGACCATGCTCAAGTCCTGAATACAAAACTGCCATTCCAACTCTCAAAGATGTTCGAGTTTTTTCGCCTGCAACACCACCAACCAATCCCATTGTGCCCACCTCTGATACCAAAACTGTTTATGATATCCAGTACTATACTCACGATCAGCGTCGTAACAGGCCACCTATTCGAATGACCGTTATGAAGAAAAGTGATGCTGTAAAAATGATGAAAGATAAGAAAAGTTTTGGAGTGCCTGATTTGCCTCCTGTTTATCTTACCAAAACGGTGGAAGAAGATTACAATGCTCGTGGTGGAGGTTACGTGCAATACAAATAA